From Nilaparvata lugens isolate BPH chromosome 7, ASM1435652v1, whole genome shotgun sequence, one genomic window encodes:
- the LOC120352341 gene encoding craniofacial development protein 2-like, producing the protein MGLWCVVWWCSARCLIWNGEWWWCWTGYRSPVKPRMIRFPLTLLCVILTLFFLSGLPWPISSFLISWRLVAAGLKFQPIIFSLIMNSTTNRAITRARASPRSDETAISRARASPVSDEPQDGENTRAFPRSDENVIRAPPQAPRMRISTWNVGSMTGRSTELGKVLQRRRINICCIQETKWKGSKSRNIGCGYKLIYHGTRAQNGVGIVVDRDLQERVVEVERVTERLMSIKFALDNQCCMNVISAYAPQAGCTNAEKDTFWEEINDLLCAIPSNENTYVCGDLNGHVGQTTTVYNRIHGNYGYGKVNTEGEKILEFASAHNLALIN; encoded by the coding sequence ATGGGGCTCTGGTGTGTCGTCTGGTGGTGCTCTGCTCGCTGTCTCATTTGGAATGGCGAGTGGTGGTGGTGCTGGACGGGTTACCGGAGCCCTGTAAAACCTAGAATGATACGTTTTCCACTGACTTTGCTTTGTGTCATTCTCACTTTATTCTTTCTGTCTGGCCTTCCTTGGCCAatctcttcttttcttatttCTTGGCGTCTGGTGGCAGCCGGCCTTAAATTTCAGCCAATTATTTTCTCCTTGATCATGAATAGTACAACTAATAGAGCGATTACCAGGGCTAGGGCATCCCCCAGAAGCGATGAGACTGCGATTTCCAGAGCTAGGGCATCCCCCGTAAGCGATGAACCTCAGGATGGAGAAAATACTAGGGCGTTCCCCAGAAGCGACGAAAATGTCATTAGAGCACCGCCACAAGCACCTAGAATGCGAATTTCAACATGGAACGTGGGCTCAATGACTGGACGCAGCACCGAATTGGGCAAAGTACTACAACGTAGACGCATTAATATTTGTTGTATTCAAGAGACAAAGTGGAAGGGGTCTAAATCACGGAACATTGGCTGTGGCTACAAACTTATATATCATGGTACTAGAGCACAAAATGGAGTTGGGATTGTTGTGGATAGGGATCTCCAGGAAAGGGTGGTAGAAGTGGAAAGAGTCACTGAAAGATTGATGTCTATTAAATTTGCTTTGGACAATCAATGCTGCATGAATGTCATAAGTGCTTATGCACCCCAAGCAGGTTGTAcaaacgctgaaaaagacacaTTCTGGGAAGAGATAAACGATCTTTTATGTGCCATACCTTCCAATGAAAACACGTATGTCTGTGGGGATCTGAACGGACATGTAGGGCAGACCACAACAGTCTATAACAGGATACATGGAAATTATGGCTATGGAAAGGTTAATACAGAAGGCGAAAAAATTCTTGAGTTTGCATCAGCACACAATCTAGCGTTAATTAATTAA